The window GTGACGGAGGCCGACTTCGCCCTGGCGAACGACGCCGACCTGTCGAAGGGCCTCGGCCTCGGCGCCTTCAAGGGCTGGGGCGTGCAGGACGACGCGGGCTTCGTCGCCGACTACGCGCGCTACCGCGCCTCGATCAAGGAGCGCGGCGCCGCCGCCACGCTGAAGGACCTGCTCGCCGCCGTCGCGGCGGGCTGACCCGGGCCGGGCGCCCTTTCCGTCCCGAAATGGACCACGCCGCCGGCCCCTGATATCGTCCGGTCCGGGAGATCAGGGGAGCCGCATGGACGAGGTGCCCGCCGAGCGGGACGGGACGGAGCGGAGCGGGGCCGAGCGGATCGCGCGGCTGCCGAGCCTGTCGGCCGCGGTCCGCATCGCCCGCGCCGAGGTGGCGGACCGCGCGCAGGCGCTCGGCGACCTGCGCGACGCCGAGCTCGCCCGGCTCGAACTCTTGCGCGAGATGCTGGAGCCCGTGCTGGCCCAGGTGCCGCCCGAGGTCGACCTGTTCGACGCGGGCCTCGTGCCGGGCGAGCACCCCCGCCTGTTCATCGACATGGTGTGCTTCGTCGAGATGGCGCGCGACCGGCGCAGCTACCGCCTGATCCAGGACCGGCGCCACGCCCGCACCGTGCTGCACGAGGGCGAGGGGGCCTCCGCCGCCGTGGCGGCCGTGACGGCCTACATCGCCCGGCGGCTCGTCGAGCGCGAGCAGCTCCTGGCCTCCATGGGCCGCGCCGCGACGGTCGCCCCGCCGCCCGCGGCCCCGAAGGGCCCCGAGCCGGGCCGCCGGGGGCGCGCCCTGCTGCGGGCGGCGCGCCTCGCCGTCGACGGGCTCGGCGTGGCGACGCTGGGCGGGCTGGTCTGGCTCGGCCTCCACTTCGCCCACGGGCGGTTGCCGAACTGGTGAGGATCGCCCCACCCCGCGTTTAAAGCCCCCTTCAGGGTTCGCGTGGCAGCCTCACCCGTCGGGCGGCCAGGGCGCCCCGCCCCCGACGCGGTGCAGCGGCGCGAGGAGGGATGATCGCATGTCGGCAGTTCCCAGCCGCGCCGCCGACGGCTTCGAGGCCGCCCCGGTCGAGGCCGCGCCGCCGCGGCCCGGAGCGGCCCGCCGCGCGCGGCGCGCCGAGGTCGAGGTGCGCCCCGAGGCTGCGCTCGACTATCCCGCCACGGCGGCCCTCGCGGCCGAGGGCTTCGGGGCGGAGCCCGGCCGCTTCACCGCCGAGGGCCTGCGCTGGCTCTACGAGCGCGCCTTCACGGACGGCACCACCGTGCTGGCCGCCCACGCGGAGGGCCGCAAGGTGGGCCACATCGCGCTGGTGCACCAGACGGTTTCGACCCCGCGCGGGCCCGAGCGGGCCGTGGCGCTGGTCGACCTGTTCATCCTGAAGGCGTTCCGCTCCAAGGCCGCCATGGCGGCGCTCTACGGGTCGGTGGAGCGGTTCTGCCGCGACGAGGCCATCCGCTTCATCGTGGCGGTGCCGAACGAGAACGCGGCCGGCGTCAACGTCCGCTACCTGTCGCTCGCCGAGGCGGCGCGGCTGGAGATCCGCGTGGGCCTGGGCGGCTTCGGCGGGCTCGGCCGCCGCGTCGAGACCCGCCGCGTGGCGGACCTCGGAGCGGAGGAGGGGCGCGCCTGGCTCGACCGCTACTGCGGCGGCGGGGGCGACGGCCTGCTGTGGACCGGCGCGCGGTTGTGGGAGCGGCTGGGGAAGCCCGGCGCCGGCTACGCGCTCCACGCGACCGACGACCTCTTGCTCGTGTCGGCGCCCCGGCGCGACCGCCGCGCCGCCCACACGCTGCTCTGCGCGCTGCTGCCCCGCGCGAACGCCCGTCCGGGCCGGCGCGAGGTGGCGGCCGTCGTGTCGGCCGCCTGCCGGGCGCACCGCCGGCCGCTCTTCGTCTACGCCGGGGTCAACGCCGCCGTGCCGCTGCCGGGCGCGCTGCTGCCGGCCCGCTTCCGCCCCTCGCCCATGATCCTGCAGACGCGCGACTTCGCCCAGGAGGCCCCCCGGGACGCGCCGCCGCTGCGGCTGTCCCGCTTCGAGGTGATCGACTTCGACTTCGCGTGAGGCCGCGCGCGGCGGCCGGCTCCCGCGTTGCGCCCTCGCCGCGCCCCTTGCCCTCATCGCGGGTTGCGCCGATGATGGGAGGTCGGCCGGTCCCCCGGTCACCACCCATTCCCCGGCCGTGCGCGGCCGGGCCGGAGCGATCCAAGGCATGGAGTCGAGCCTCTTCCGCTACATCTGGAACGAGACCCGGCGTGAGCAGATCTGGATCCTGTTCATCATCCTGGCCTCGATGCCGTTCTCGTTCTGGCTGCTCGATCTCCCGAAATACATCGTCAACGGCCCGATCCAGGCCAAGGGCTTCGAGCATCCCGGCGACACCCAGCACTATTTCCAGATCCGCATCCCCGTCCCCCTTTCGGTGAAGCAGGAAGGCTTCCTCGAGGTGCTGCACGGCTTCGACCTCGACCGGGTGTCGTCGCTGGTGATGCTGTCCGCCGCCTTCCTGGCGCTGGTGGTGATCAACGGCCTCTTCAAATACTACATCAACTTCTACAAGGGACGGCTCGGCGAGCGCATGCTCGGCCAGTTCCGCTACGAGCTGATGGACCGGGTGCTGCGCTTCCCCATGAGCGAGTTCCGCCGGGTGAAGGGCGCCGAGGTCGCCACCATGATCCGCGACGAGGTGGAGCCGCTCGGCGGCTTCATCGGCGACGCCATCGTGCAGCCGGTGTTCCTGGCGGGCCAGATCCTCACCGCCATCGTGTTCATCCTGGTGCAGAACCCGTATCTCGGGCTGATCGCGCTCGTGCTGCTGGCCGTGCAGGGGATCGTGATCCCGAAGCTCCGGCGCCGCCAGCTCGTGCTCGGCCGCCAGCGCCAGCTCGAATCCCGCGCGCTGGCCGGCGCGGTCGGCGAGATCGTCGACGGCGTCGCCGCCATCCACACCAACGACGCGTCCGACTACGCCCGCGCCGACCTCGCGTCCCGCCTCGTCAAGATCTTCGGCATCCGCTTCGAGCTCTACCAGCGCAAGTTCTTCGTCAAGTTCCTGAACAACCTGCTCGCGCAGGTGACGCCCTTCCTGTTCTACATGGTGGGCGGCTTCTTCGCCATCATGGGCACGCTGAACATCGGCCAGCTCGTCGCCGTCATCTCGGCCTACAAGGACCTGCCGTCGCCGGTGAAGGACCTGATCGATTGGGACCAGCAGCGGCTCGACGTCGAGGTCAAGTACGAGCAGATCATCGAGCAGTTCTCCGTCGACACGGCCGTGGAGCTGCTGCCGCCGCCCGACCACGACGGGCCCGTGCCGCACATCGCGGGCGAGCTGGCGCTGTCCAACGTGTCCGTGATCGACGGCAACGGGGTGCGCCTGCTCGACAACCTGTCGTTCCGCATGGGGGTGGGCGACGCCGTGGCGCTCGAAGGCGGCTCGACCAGCGGCGCCGAGACGCTCGTGGGCGTGCTGGCGCGGCTCGACGCGGTGGAGGGAGGCCGCGTCACGCTGGGCGACGCCGACCTGAAGGACGTGCCCCTCGCCGTCACCGGGCGGCGCACCTCCTTCGCGGGGGTGGACACCTTCTTTCCGCAGGGCACCATCGAGGACGCGATGCTGTTCGGCATCCGCCACACGAGCCGCCCGCCGGACCCGCCCGGCCGCTACGACGTGATCAAGTCGCGCGGCAACAACCTCGACGTCCGCGCCGACTGGGTCGACTACGCGGCCGCGGACGCGTCCGGCCCCGACGACCTCGGCGAGCGCATGCACGACGCCATGGTGACGGTGGACCTCGAGCACGACGTGCTGGCCTTCGGGCTGAACCGCCGCATCCCCGACATCTGGGACGAGGCGGCGGAGCGCTTCGTGGAAGCCCGCACCATCCTCCGCGAGAAGCTGGACGGCGGGGGCATGACGGGGCTCGTCGAGCCCTTCGACCCCGAGCACTACAATTCGCAGTCCACGATCGCCGAGAACCTGATCTTCGGCACGCCGCTCGACGACACCTACAGCCTGCGCCAGCTCGGCTCGAACCGGACGGTGCGCAAGGTCCTGGCCGAGCACCGGCTCGACGCCGCGCTGTTCGGCATGGGCCGGGACATCGCCTCGACCATCCTGGAGGTCTTCGAGGGGCTCGACGCCGACAGCCCGCTGTTCGACCAGCTGAGCCTGATGACGCCGGAGCAGTTCCCCGACTATCAGGCGGCGCTGAAGCGCGTCGGCTCGCGCCCCTTCGCCGAGGCGGCCTCGGGCGACCAGGCCGTGTTCCTTGACCTCGCCTTCGGCTACATCGAGCCGCGCGACCGCCTGGGCCTGCTGACCCCCGAGCTGGAAAGCGGCCTCCTCGACGCCCGCCACGCCTTCCACGACGCCCTGGGCGAGGACCAGGCCGCCATCGCGTTCTACCACCCGGACCACTACAACGAGGCCGCCAGCATCAAGGACAACGTGCTGATGGGGCGCGTGGCCTACGGGATCGCCGAGGCGGAGTCGCGCGTCATGGCGGCGGTGCGCGCCACGGTCGACGAGCTCGGGCTCCGGCCGGTCGTGTTCCACACGGGGCTCGGCTTCAACGTCGGCTCGGGCGGCAAGCGGCTCAGCGGCGCGCAGCGCCAGAAGCTTGCCATGGCGCGCGCCCTGCTGCGCCGGCCGGACCTGCTGCTCGTGCATCGCGGGCTGATGCAGCTCGACCCCGGCAGCCAGGACGCCATCGTGGAGCGCATCGTGGCCGAAAGCCGCGGCGCCGGCGGCCGGCCCGGCTTCGGGGTGCTGTGGAACCTGGAGAGCGACGCGCTGGCGCGCCACTTCGACCGCGTCGTGAGGATGGAGAACGGCCGCGTGGTCGACGACTCCGCCGCGGGGGACGGCCGGCACCGGGAACACGAGCGAGAGCCGATGCGCGCGTCCGCGTGACGGGCGGCGTGATCGGGACGGGATGGGGGGAGGGGACCGTGAGCCTGCTGAAGGAAGACGTCGAGGTGCTGCGGGAGGTGCCGATCTTCGCCTCCGTGGACCCTTCCAAGCTGAAGCTGCTGGCCTTCGCGTCGCAGCGGCTGAAGTTCGACGGCGGGCAGGTGCTCTGCGTCGAGGGCGAGCTCGGCGACCGCGCCTTCGTGATCGTGAAGGGCTCCGCCGACGTCTTCGTCCGCGCCGGCGACACGGAGGTGAAGGTGGCGACCGTGGGGCGCAACGACTTCATCGGCGACATGGCGATCCTGTGCGACCGGCCCCGCTCCGCCACGGTCAAGGCCTCGAGTTCCTGCGAGACCCTCGTGATCGGCAAGACCCAGCTCATGGGCCTGCTGAAGAGCTTCCCGGACATGGGCATCGCCATGATGCGCGTGCTGGCCTTCCGCCTGGAGCGCACCAACAAGGCGCTGGCCCAGGCCGAGCTCGACAGGTTCCACGCGCATTGAGGGCGAAGGGCGGGCCCGCCGCCCCGGGTCCGCTCGGGCCGCGAAGCGGGTCGTCGACACCATCCTGTCGAGGGGACCGTCAAGCAGCCGTCCTCCGCACACGCGACAAGCTCCAGTTCGGCCAAGGCCTCGACGTGGGGGATTGCCCCTGTTTCGATACTGCTGGCGAATGGGCGAGCTCAAGAGGGGGCCGTCACGAGGCGATTGAATGGGGATTTCCGGGTCTGTGCGGGCTTGTGGTCTGCGATCCAATCAGTGATCCGGCCGAGGTTGATCGCAGCCGCCGTGAGAACCTGCTGAAGGTTGGTCTTGGCCGCGCCCATATAGCGGCTGCGCCGTAGGCCGTTGGCGCGTACGGCCTTCGACAGCGTGCCTTCGATGCCGGCTCGGCGCTTTCGTTCCGCGATGAAGGCCGGATCCTTGGCCGCGGTCCGGGCCGCGACGAGGGTTTCGTGCTCTTCCCGACGGCGCGGGGCGAGGACGCGCCGGTTCGAGCGCGTGCACCGAGCCTTGAGTGGGCAGGCCTTGCAGTGCGTCAGGGAGAACCGGATGCGGACGTCGTCATGGCCGCAGTTGGTGTCCGGGATCCAGCTTTCGCTCGTCTGGCCCGCCGGACAAGTGGCGATCTGCCGGTCCCAGTCGAGATCGAACTGCGCGATGGCGAAGGCCCCCTCGGTGCGCGCCTGCCATTGATTGTGAGCCGGGGTGGGCCGACGAGCGTGACGCCATGATCGCGGGCGCTGGCCACGAGGGCGTCGGCATCTATGTATCCGGCGTCCACGAGGTGGCGCTCCGGCTGGAGGCCTTTGTGCTTGAGCGCCGCGTGCACGTCGGCCAGGACGGCCCTGTCCACCACCGGCGCCGCCGTGGTTTCAACGTGGGTGATCAGGTTGGGTTGTCCGATCTCGCAAGTTTCCGTGAGGTGAACTTTGTAGCCGATCCACGACGTCTGGCACTTCTTGGCATAGTGGACGTCGAGATCATAGGGCGACGCCACCATCATGGCCGATGGCGGATAGCCTTCCACTTCGGTGCGCCAGCGCAGGGCTTGAGAATTGACGGGTTCGGATGGGCCGACATTGTCGTCCAGCCGACAGAGATTCTGCACCGAGACACGGCGCAGAGTCTCGACAGCTGGCACTTTGCGGAGCCACGCCGGAACCTCTGCACCGGTCACGGCGCTCAGCGCCGATGAGGAGTCAACTTTCAACGCCGATTGACATTCGATATTGAGGAAGCGGTGATCTTACGGACGTGAAGGTCTTGGATGACGGATGAGTGCACGCACTTTCGAGGCGAAGTTGCCGGAGCGGTCAAGCACACGTTCAGCGGCTATCAGATCGATGTGAAGCATGGATCGACCGCGCGACTGATCGTCAGCCTCGCCGGGATCGGCGTGCCGCAGGCCGATCGACCGGGACGGCCGTCGATGGCGCTCGAGTGGAACGGAACCTTCACACGGCTCGGATTGCACGATCACGTGATCTTCCTGCGTGACCTGAACCGCTCCTGGTTCAACGACGAGACCGGGTGGAGTGACGTCGTCGCCTTCATCGAAGGCTATTGCGCCGAACACGAGATCACCGAGCGCATCGGCCTCGGCCTCAGCATGGGCGGCTCGGGGCTTCTCGTCCTCGACCACGACCTGAAATTCGATCACGCCATCGTCATGGGCCCCCAAGTGCTTTTGGGGAACGAGGCCTGCTCCTTCGATCACCGGTTTGACGATCTCTGGGCCAAGGTCGAAACCTTCCGCTATCCCGACCTCAGCCTGACGATGAGAGCGGACGGACATGTCCACGTTCTCTGCCCCATCGACATCCCCGAGGACGTCCGTCATGTCCGCGCTTTGGTGGCTCGCAGGGCCGACCTCAGGGTCTCGTTCGTCCACGGCGATCACAATATCGGGGCCGAGATGGGGCGCCGCGCCGCGCTCGATCGCTTCGTCAAGGCGCTACTCGACCGGGACGACGATGTGTTGAGGAGAACCGGCGTGTTTGATGCCGATCGCCGCGTGTTCGAGCTCGTCGAGCGCGCGATGACCGAGGGTCTCTCGCCCCGGCTCGCTGTCGACACGGCCGCGGTCTATCAGACCAGTCCGAGCAACGTGCCGGAATTTCTGGCCTCGATGCTCATGGACGAGGGCACGCGGCCGGCGTCTCTCAACGCCGTCGCCGTCGCCGTGGACGGGGCCGATGCGCCGGTCGCCGTCGTCCATGCCGCGCAGATCATCCCGCCTGCCACATTTCCGCAGCTGGCGCGATATGGCTGGTTCGGCCTCGAAAGCGGAAGCTTCGTCTGGTCTGAGGGTATCTACCACATCCTGCGTCTGCACATCATGGACTTTGCCGATCGTCCCGAGACGCAGGTTGTTTTGACCGTATGTCCCCTGCTCGGCGAAGCCCACCGCCGGCAGCTCCTGTCTGTCGCGATCGACGGTGAGCACGTCGTCGACACAGCATTCTCCTACGAGGCGGGCGACGTCGGCCGGCCCGTCGAGGTCAGATTGCCGATCAAACGCGCGACACCGGAGATCTTGCTCACGACGCCGCTCTGCGTTAGCCCCTCCTCTATGGGCCTGAATGAGGACCGTCGCCTG is drawn from Lichenibacterium dinghuense and contains these coding sequences:
- a CDS encoding GNAT family N-acetyltransferase, whose protein sequence is MSAVPSRAADGFEAAPVEAAPPRPGAARRARRAEVEVRPEAALDYPATAALAAEGFGAEPGRFTAEGLRWLYERAFTDGTTVLAAHAEGRKVGHIALVHQTVSTPRGPERAVALVDLFILKAFRSKAAMAALYGSVERFCRDEAIRFIVAVPNENAAGVNVRYLSLAEAARLEIRVGLGGFGGLGRRVETRRVADLGAEEGRAWLDRYCGGGGDGLLWTGARLWERLGKPGAGYALHATDDLLLVSAPRRDRRAAHTLLCALLPRANARPGRREVAAVVSAACRAHRRPLFVYAGVNAAVPLPGALLPARFRPSPMILQTRDFAQEAPRDAPPLRLSRFEVIDFDFA
- a CDS encoding transposase, which codes for MATCPAGQTSESWIPDTNCGHDDVRIRFSLTHCKACPLKARCTRSNRRVLAPRRREEHETLVAARTAAKDPAFIAERKRRAGIEGTLSKAVRANGLRRSRYMGAAKTNLQQVLTAAAINLGRITDWIADHKPAQTRKSPFNRLVTAPS
- a CDS encoding cyclic nucleotide-binding domain-containing protein, which produces MSLLKEDVEVLREVPIFASVDPSKLKLLAFASQRLKFDGGQVLCVEGELGDRAFVIVKGSADVFVRAGDTEVKVATVGRNDFIGDMAILCDRPRSATVKASSSCETLVIGKTQLMGLLKSFPDMGIAMMRVLAFRLERTNKALAQAELDRFHAH
- a CDS encoding ABC transporter transmembrane domain-containing protein — its product is MESSLFRYIWNETRREQIWILFIILASMPFSFWLLDLPKYIVNGPIQAKGFEHPGDTQHYFQIRIPVPLSVKQEGFLEVLHGFDLDRVSSLVMLSAAFLALVVINGLFKYYINFYKGRLGERMLGQFRYELMDRVLRFPMSEFRRVKGAEVATMIRDEVEPLGGFIGDAIVQPVFLAGQILTAIVFILVQNPYLGLIALVLLAVQGIVIPKLRRRQLVLGRQRQLESRALAGAVGEIVDGVAAIHTNDASDYARADLASRLVKIFGIRFELYQRKFFVKFLNNLLAQVTPFLFYMVGGFFAIMGTLNIGQLVAVISAYKDLPSPVKDLIDWDQQRLDVEVKYEQIIEQFSVDTAVELLPPPDHDGPVPHIAGELALSNVSVIDGNGVRLLDNLSFRMGVGDAVALEGGSTSGAETLVGVLARLDAVEGGRVTLGDADLKDVPLAVTGRRTSFAGVDTFFPQGTIEDAMLFGIRHTSRPPDPPGRYDVIKSRGNNLDVRADWVDYAAADASGPDDLGERMHDAMVTVDLEHDVLAFGLNRRIPDIWDEAAERFVEARTILREKLDGGGMTGLVEPFDPEHYNSQSTIAENLIFGTPLDDTYSLRQLGSNRTVRKVLAEHRLDAALFGMGRDIASTILEVFEGLDADSPLFDQLSLMTPEQFPDYQAALKRVGSRPFAEAASGDQAVFLDLAFGYIEPRDRLGLLTPELESGLLDARHAFHDALGEDQAAIAFYHPDHYNEAASIKDNVLMGRVAYGIAEAESRVMAAVRATVDELGLRPVVFHTGLGFNVGSGGKRLSGAQRQKLAMARALLRRPDLLLVHRGLMQLDPGSQDAIVERIVAESRGAGGRPGFGVLWNLESDALARHFDRVVRMENGRVVDDSAAGDGRHREHEREPMRASA